The Corynebacterium sphenisci DSM 44792 genome includes the window GCCGGGGCCGCCGGCCGGTCGGGGGTCGCGGAATCGGTCACCGCACCATCATCGCCCATGGGCGCCCCCGGGGCCAGCAGCCCGGGCCGGGCGCCGGGCCGGTAGCCTGGGCCGGGTGAACCCGCGCCCCGCATCCCGCCCCCGCACCAGAACCGCCGCCCTGGCCTGCGCCGCGCTGCTCGCCCTCGGCGCCGCCGGCTGCGCCGACCCGGAACCGGAGCTCACCCCGCTGGGCCTGGACCCGGCCCGAGTGGAGCTGCTCGAGCCCGGCGGCGGGGACAAGGCGGTGATCCGCTACCGCGACGAGGGCGCCGACCAGGCCGCCCGGGTGACCGTCACCCGCGGCTTCACCCAGGCGGTGGAGGCCCCGGACGGCACCGTCGAGGCCGACCCGGCGCTGCCGGACACCACCATGGTGCTGCCCCTGCAGGCCACCGCCGCGGGGGCGGGCCCGGCCCGCAGCGTCGGGGTGGAGCTCGGCGAGCCCACCGGCAGCGATGAGCGGCTCAACGAGGATCTGGCCACCGCCGAGGGCTTCCGCCTGGACTACGACGCCGGCGGCACCGGGCTGCCCCGCAACCCGGCGGCCGGCGCCCCGGAGCGGGCCAGCGACACCGCCCGCGCGGGGGTGGAGACCTCCCTGCGGCAGTGGCTGACCACCCCGGTGGCCTTCCCGGACGACCCGGTGGGCGTCGGCGCGGTGTGGCGGGTCGCCGGCGAGGCCGATGACCCGGGGATGCGCCGGGCGCTGACCTACCGGCTGGTCGGCCGGGACGGGGATCTGGTGGACCTGGAGGTCACCGCGGAGCAGACCCCGGTGGAGGCCACCCTCGACGACGGGGAGGTGGCGCTGAGCGTCATCGAGGCCGAGACCCGCACCCGGGAGGGCCGGCTGCGGGTGGACCTGCGCCGGCCGCTGCCGGTGTCCGGGGCGGTGGATTTCGTCGTCACCGTGGTCTACGGCGATCCCGGCGATGACGCGGGCCCGCGGGTCATCCAGCGCACCCTGCGCGCAATCGAGTACGCCGGCTGAGCCCGGCGCGGCGGCTGCCGCGGGGCCCGGCCGGCGCACGGGTCGGGGACGGGGCGGCTACTGCACCGGGGCCCCGTCCTCCGGGGCCGGGGCGGGCGCCGGGGCGTTCGGATCCGCCGGGGCGGGGGCGTTCGGGTCCGCCGGGGCCGGGGCGGGCGCGTTCGGATCCGCCGGGGCGTTCGGGTCCGCCGGGGCGTTCGGGTCCGCCGGGGCCGGGGCCGGGGCGTTGGGGTCATCGCACAGCGGCGGCACCCGGTCCGGGGCGACGTTGCGGATCAGGGTGCACGCCCACATCTGGGACAGCCGCCAGCCGCCGTCGACGTTGACGAACTCCACGCCCTCGATGAGCTGCGGCTCCTGCTCCGGGATGGTGAAGTTCACCGGGGCGAGCACCGTGTCCGGGGCGTAGCCCTCCACGATCGGGTCCAGCACCTCCAGGGTGGCCCCGGACTCCTGCTGGGACTCGGTGATGATCTCAAACAGCTCCGGGAACTGCTCGCCGTTCTCCACGGTGCGGGACTTCTCCTCCGGCGGCAGCGCCGGATCGGTGGCCCGGGCGAGGACCTCGTTGAGCTCCTGCGCGGTGGGCAGCGCCGGCGCCGGGGCCACCGAGGTGGTGCTCGTCTCCGGGGTGCCGGTGCCGTTGCCGCCCGCGGCGTCGTCGTCGCCGCAGCCGGCCAGGGCCAGCGCGGTGGAACCGGCGAGGGCGAGGGCGAGGATGCTGCGTCGGATGGTCATGGCTCTCCTGACATGGGTGGGGTGCGTGGCCCGGGTGGGGCCGGGGCCCGGCCGGGGCCCCGCGGACCCGGGCGAGTCTACCCGCCTCCGCCGCGGCGGGCTTCCGTAGAGTCGGGCCCATGGATCAGCCCGCGCCCGCCGCGACCCCCGCCCCGCCCGCCCGCCTGGTGGTGCTCGCCACCGGCGGCACCATCGCCTGCACCCGGGATCGTGCCGGGGCGCTGGTGCCCACCCGCTCCGGGGCGGAGCTGGTCGCCGAGGTCGCAGCCCGCTTCCCCGACGGCGCCCTCGAGGTGGAGGTGCGCGAGCTCGCCAGGCTGGATTCGGCGGCCCTGACCATGGCCGACGTCGACGCGGTGGTGGAGGCCTGCCACGGCGCGCTGGCCGATCCGGGGGTCACCGGGGTGGTGGTGCTGCACGGCACCGACACCATGGAGGAGACCGCCGCCGCGGTGGACCTCTTCCACGACGACCCCCGGCCGGTGGTGTTCACCGGGGCGCAGCGCCCCGCCGACGACCCGGAGGCCGACGGGCCCGGCAACCTCTTCGAGGCGATGGTCGTCGCCGCCGACGCCTCCGCCCGCGGGATCGGGGCGCTCATCGTCTTCGGCCACGCGGTGCTGCCCGCCCGCGGCGCGGTGAAGTGGCATGCCCAGGATCCGCTGGCCTTCGCCACCAACGCCCCCGAGGATCCGCCCCGGCCGGCGCCGCTGCCCCGGGTCGCCCTGGCCGGCACCCGGGTGGACGTCATCGCCGCCTACCCCGGCGCCGACGGGGCCCTGGTGGACGCCGCGCTCGCCGCCGGCGCCGAGGGCCTGGTGCTGGTGGGCTACGGCGCCGGCAACATCGGCGGGGCCTTCGCCGCGGCCGCCGTCCGCGCCCTCGACGCCGGGGTGCCGGTGGTGATGTGCACCCGGGTGCCGCGGGGGGTGGTGCGCGGCGACTACGGCGGCGCCGGCGGGGGCGCCACGCTCGCCGCCCGCGGGGTGATCGGGGCCGGCTGCCTGCACGCCGGGCAGGCCCGGGTGGCCCTGGCCGCCGCCCTGGCCGCCGGGGTGCACCCGCAGACCCTCTTCGACGCCCCCGACTAGGCCCTCCCCCGCCGCCGGCCGGGCGCCGCTCAGCGGCCGGGCAGCTCCCGGGCCGGATTGCCCGCCACCACCGCGCCGGGCGGGACGTCGCGGGTGACCACGGCGCCGGCGCCGACCACCGCATCGGCGCCGACGGCCACCCCGGGCAGGAGCACCGCCGCGCCGCCGATCCAGGCGTTGTCGCCGATGGTGATGGGGTCGGCGGCCTCGATCCCGGCCCGGCGCGCCGCCGGGGCCAGCGGGTGCACCGCGGTGAGCAGCTGCACCCCGGGGCCGAGCTGCACCGCCTCGCCGAGCCGGATCTCGGCGACGTCGAGGGCGATCAGCCCGAAGTTGATGAAGCAGCCCGGGCCGATGTGCAGGTTCACCCCGTAGTCGACCTGGATCGGCCCGCGCACCGTGGCGCCCGGGCCGAGGGTGCCGAGCAGTTCGCCGAGGATCTCCCGGCCGCGGGCGGGCTCGGTGGCCCAGCAGGCGTTGAAGCGGGCGGCCAGCTCCATGGCGCGGGCGTTGGCCCCGGCGATCACCGGGTCATCGGCGTGGTACCACCGCCCGGAGACCATCCGGGACCACATCCCGGCCGCGCCGGGGGCGGGGCGGTCCGGCCCCGGGTCGGCCGGGCGGCGGGGGTTGCGGTGGGTCCTCATGGCCGCAGGTTACCCGGCCGGCCCGGGCCGGGGCCCGGCCCCGCCCTCCCCCGCGGGTGGTGCCGCGCCCGGATCCGGCGGCGCGGGCGCCGCGGCGGGGTCGGCGGGCTCCACCGGGCCCGGGGGCTCCTCCGGCAGCTCCGGTTCCGCGTCGATGCCGGCGGCGTCCTCCTCCGCCCGGGCGAACCAGTCCGCCCAGTCCAGGCTGCACAGCGGGGAGCACTCCCGCAGCAGCGGGTCGTCCTCGGCGAGGGTCACCGCCCGGCCCGGCCCGGTGGCCCGGGACTCGAAGCGCACCGAGACCACCCCGTGCCCGGCGCCCTGCACCCAGCCGTGGCCGTGGGTCTCGTGGTGCACGTCCCCGGTGGGCGGCCAGCGCGAGTCGCTGGGCCGGTACACCGGCAGCAGCCCGGCGCCGGGCCCCTCCCCGGCGCCGGCCGCCGCCGCGGCCGCCGCCCCGGGGATGCCCGGCGCGGCCGGGGCGGCGTCCTCCACCACCCGGCCGCGCTCCAGCTCCGGGAAGAGCACCTCCTGGATGGTGTCGTGCAGCCCGGAGAAGCCCACCCCGACCAGGCGCATCGGCCCGATCCGATCCACGTCGAAGGCGATCCGGTGCGCCACCGCGCGAAGGGTGGGCTCGTCCACGGTGGCGAAGGACAGCGTCTCCGAGCGGGTGTGCACGCTCAGGTCGGCCAGGCGCACCTTGACGGTGACGGTGCGCGCCCCGCGGCCGTCGGCGAGCAGCCGCTGGTGCGCGCGGGCGGCGGCCCGGTCGATGGCGGCGCGCACCTGCGCGCCGGTGACCAGGTCCTCCGGGTAGGTGTACTCGGCGGAGATGGACTTGGCGACCTCGCGTTCGCGCACCGGGCGGTCGTCGATGCCGCGGGCCAGCAGGTGCAGCTGGGGGCCGATGGTGCGGCCCAGGCAGGCCTCCACGTCGCGGGGGCCCAGGGCGGCGAAATCGGCGATGGTGCGCACGCCGAGGGCGTTCAGCCGGGCGGCGGTGACCGGGCCGATGCCCCACAGGGCGCCCACCGGCAGCGGGTCGAGGACCTCGTGGCGGCGTTCCGGGGCGATGATCGCCACCCCGTCGGGTTTGGCCATCCCGGAGCCGATTTTGGCGTACTGCTTGCCGGCCCCGGCGCCGATGGAGGCCGGCAGCCCGGTCTCCTCCCGGATCGCGGCGCGCAGCCGCTCCGCCCAGGCGCGCACCGCCTCCTCCCCGGCCCCGGCCAGCTCCGGGGGCTCCAGGAAGGCCTCGTCGACGCTGAGCTGCTCCACCACGGCGACATGGTCGCGGATCACGTCGAAGACCCGGCGGGACACCGGACCGTAGATGCCCTTGCGGGCGGCGACCACCACCGCCGAGGGCGGCATCAGCCGGCGGGCCCGGCGCATCGGCATCGCCGAATGCGCCCCGTGCACCCGGGCCTCATAGGAGGCCCCGGCGACCACGCCGCGCCCGGACAGCCCGCCGACCAGCACCGGCCGGCCGCGCAGGGTGGGCCGGGTGAGCTGCTCCACGGAGGCGAAGAACGCGTCCATGTCGATGTGCAGAACCCAGCGGCGCATGATCGCCCATCCTAGGCCCCGGGCGGCGCTGCGCCGGCGCCCCGCACCGCCCGGGGCGGGCGCGGGGCGCCGGTGGCCGGCTCAGGCCCTGCGGATCTCCGCGGTGCAGCCGTCGCCGAGATCATGGGCCAGCGGGCCGGCGCCGGAGGTCACCTCCAGCTCCACGGCGAGCACCTCGGCGGCGATCGCCTCCCGGTTCGCCCGGGCCCAGGCCAGCCGGGATTCGGGCACGTCCACGGTGGCCCGGATCCGGTCGGTGATGGCCAGCCCGGCGCGCTTGCGGGCGTCCTGCAGCCCGCGCACCCGGTCCGCGGCCCAACCCCGGGCGGCGTGGTCCTCGTCGACGGTCATGTCCAGCACCACCAGGCCGTCGACCCCGGAGACCTCCGCGGCGGCGTCGGCGTCCACGGCCACCAGCCGGCGGCTGAACTCCCCGGGGGCCAGCTCCACCCCGCCGGCGATCACCCGGTCGCCGACCGTCTCGTAGTCCCCGGCCTTCACCGCCCGGATCGCGGTCTGCACCTCCCGGCCCAGCCGGGGCCCGGCGGCGCGGGCGTCGACGACCACCTCGAAGCGGCCCGCGGCGGCGACGTCGTCGTCGAGCACCACCTCGTCGACGTTGACCTCGCTGGCGATGATCTCGGTGAAGGGCGCCAGCTGGTGCGCCTCCGGGATCGCCACGGTGAGCCGCGGCAGCGGCAGCCGGTTGCGCAGCTTGTTGGCCTTGCGCACCCGGGAGGCCGCGGAGCAGACGTCGCGCACCACGTCCATGGCGTGCACCAGGGCGGCGTCGCGGGGCAGGCCCGCCCCGTCCGGCCAATCCGCCAGGTGCACCGAGCGGCCCCCGGTGAGGGACTTCCAGATCACCTCGGCGGCCATCGGCAGCAGCGGGGCGGCGAGCCGGGTGAGGGTCTCCAGCACCGTGTACAGGGTGTCGAAGGCCTCCGGGTGGGCCTCGTCGCCGGCCCAGAACCGGTCCCGGGAGCGGCGCACGTACCAGTTGGTCAGCGCATCGCAGAACCAGCGCACCTCATCGCAGGCCCCGGCGATGTCGGTGGCCTCCATCCGGGCGGTGACGTCGTCGACCAGCTCGGCGAGCTTGGCCAGGATGTACCGGTCCAGCACATGCTCCGAGTCGGTGCGCCGCTCGGCGGGTTTCGAGGCGTAGAGCTGCAGGAAGGAGTAGGCGTTCCACATCGGCAGCAGCGCCTGGCGGACCCCCTCCCGGATGCCCTGCTCGGTGACCACCAGGTTGCCGCCGCGCAGGATCGGCGAGGACATCAGGAACCAGCGCATCGCGTCGGAGCCGTCCCGGGCGAAGACCTCGTTGACGTCGGGGTAGTTGCCCTTGGACTTGCTCATCTTCAGCCCGTCGTTGCCGAGCACGATCCCGTGCGCGACGACCTCCTTGAAGGCGGGCCGGTCGAACAGGGCGGTGGCCAGCACGTGCAGGGTGTAGAACCAGCCGCGGGTCTGCCCGGAGTACTCCACGATGAAGTCCGCCGGGGAGTGCGACTCGAACCACTCCTTGTTCTCGAAGGGGTAGTGCTTCTGCGCGAAGGGCATCGACCCGGACTCGAACCAGCAGTCCAGCACCTCCGGCACCCGGCGCATGGTGGACCGGCCCGTGGGGTCGTCCGGGTTGGGCCGGGTCAGCTCGTCGATGTAGGGCCGGTGCAGGGAGGTCGGGCGCACCCCGAAATCGCGCTCCAGCTCATCGAGGCTGCCGTAGACGTCGACCCGCGGGTACTCCTCGGAGTCGGAGACCCACACCGGGATCGGCGCGCCCCAGTAGCGGTTGCGGGAGATGTTCCAGTCCCGGGCGCCGGCCAGCCATTTGCCGAACTGGCCGTCCCGGATGTGCCCCGGCACCCAGCGGATGCCCTCCCGGTTGAGCTCCACCATCCGGTCGCGGATCTTGGTGACCTCCACGAACCAGGAGGGCAGCGCCATGTAGATGAGCGGCTCCCCGCTGCGCCAGGAGTGCGGGTAGGAGTGCTCGATGGTGCGGTGCCGCAGCACCCGGCGGGCGGCCTTGAGGTCCCGGATGATCGCCTTGTTCGCGTCGAAGACCAGCTGCCCGGCGTATTCGGGCACCGCGGCGGTGAAGCGGCCGTCCATGTCCACCGGGATCACCGGGTCGATGCCGTGGGCCCGGCAGACCTCCATGTCGTCCTCGCCGAAGGCCGGCGCCTGGTGCACGATGCCGGTGCCGTCCTCCACGGTGACGTAGTCGGCGGCGAGCACCCGGAAGGCGTTCGGCTGGTCGGCGAAGTGGTCGAACACCGGCCGGTAGCGCAGGCCCACCAGGTCGGCGCCGGGCCGGCGGGAGAGGATCTCCGGGTCCGCGCCGAGCTCCTCGGCGTAGGCGCCGAGCAGCGGTTCGGCGAGCAGCATCCGCTCGCCCCGGAAATCGGCGATCCCGTCCTCGCCGACCCGCACCTCCACGTAGGTCACCTCCGGGTGCACCGCCAGCGCCAGGTTGGACGGCAGCGTCCACGGGGTGGTGGTCCAGGCCAGGGCGTTGGCGCCGACCAGGTCCGCGGCGGCGGAGTCCCCGGCGTCGACGATGGGCAGGGTGACCGTCAGGGTGGGGTCCTGGCGCATCTTGTAGGAGTCGTCCAGGCGGGTCTCCTGGTTCGACAGCGGGGTGTGCTCCGCCCAGGAGTAGGGCAGCACCCGGAAGCCCTGGTAGATGAGGCCCTTGTCGTAGAGCTCCTTGAAGGCCCAGATCACCGACTCCATGAAGTCGAGGTCCATGGTCTTGTAGCCGCCGTCGAAGTCCACCCAGCGGGCCTGCCGGGTGACGTAGTCGCGCCATTCCCCGGCGTACTTCAGCACGCTGGCGCCGCAGTACTCGTTGAACTTCGCCAGGCCCATGTCCTGGATCTGGCCCTTGTCGGTGATGCCGAGCTGCTTCTCCGCCTCCAGTTCCGCGGGCAGGCCGTGGCAGTCCCAGCCGAAGACCCGCTTGACCTGCTGGCCGCGCATGGTGCGGTAGCGCGGCACGATGTCCTTGACGTAGCCGGTGAGCAGGTGGCCGTAGTGCGGCAGCCCGTTGGCGAAGGGCGGGCCGTCGTAGAAGACGTACTCCTCGGCGCCCTCGCGGGCGGCCACGGAGGCGGCGAAGGTGCCGTCGGCGTCCCAGAAGTCCAGGACTCGCTCCTCCAGGGCGGGGAAGTCGGGGCCGCCGGCGGCGCTGCCGCCGAAGAGGTCGGTGCGCGGGTAGGCGCCGCCTGCGGGGGTGGGCGTGGTCATATGGGGCTCCCGTCGCCGTGCCGGCCGGCGGGGGCGCCGCCGGCCGGGGTGTCGTGGTCGACGGGGACGCCACCCGACGGGCCCGGTGCCCCGGTGACGCGGTACCACCCCGCTTGACGCCGCCCGGGGGCCGGGCGCCGTCCGCTCGTGGCGGGCTGTGCCGGGCCCGACCCGTCCGGTTCTACTGGGCGCGGCGGCCGCGCCGTTCTTCCGGAGCGCTCCCCGGTGATGGCCGGATCCTCGCGCATGCACGGGGCAGTATAGCCGCACCGGCCGCCCGGATCGACGCGGCCCCGCCGGCCGGGGCGCGGGGCGCTCCGGCGGCGGGGCCGCGGCGGGGGTGCGCTAGCTGGAGTAGCCGTCGGCGGGGGCGGCGGACTCGCGGGAGTTGAGGTCCTCCAGCTGGGACTCCAGGAAGGTCTTCAGCCGGGTGCGGTACTCGCGCTCGAAGAGCTGCAGCTCCTCGATCCGGGCCTCCAGGGCGGACTGCTGCTCGCGCACCGTGGTCATGATCTCGGTGTGCTTGCGCTCGGCGTCGGCCTGCAGTTCGGCGGCG containing:
- the ileS gene encoding isoleucine--tRNA ligase, whose product is MTTPTPAGGAYPRTDLFGGSAAGGPDFPALEERVLDFWDADGTFAASVAAREGAEEYVFYDGPPFANGLPHYGHLLTGYVKDIVPRYRTMRGQQVKRVFGWDCHGLPAELEAEKQLGITDKGQIQDMGLAKFNEYCGASVLKYAGEWRDYVTRQARWVDFDGGYKTMDLDFMESVIWAFKELYDKGLIYQGFRVLPYSWAEHTPLSNQETRLDDSYKMRQDPTLTVTLPIVDAGDSAAADLVGANALAWTTTPWTLPSNLALAVHPEVTYVEVRVGEDGIADFRGERMLLAEPLLGAYAEELGADPEILSRRPGADLVGLRYRPVFDHFADQPNAFRVLAADYVTVEDGTGIVHQAPAFGEDDMEVCRAHGIDPVIPVDMDGRFTAAVPEYAGQLVFDANKAIIRDLKAARRVLRHRTIEHSYPHSWRSGEPLIYMALPSWFVEVTKIRDRMVELNREGIRWVPGHIRDGQFGKWLAGARDWNISRNRYWGAPIPVWVSDSEEYPRVDVYGSLDELERDFGVRPTSLHRPYIDELTRPNPDDPTGRSTMRRVPEVLDCWFESGSMPFAQKHYPFENKEWFESHSPADFIVEYSGQTRGWFYTLHVLATALFDRPAFKEVVAHGIVLGNDGLKMSKSKGNYPDVNEVFARDGSDAMRWFLMSSPILRGGNLVVTEQGIREGVRQALLPMWNAYSFLQLYASKPAERRTDSEHVLDRYILAKLAELVDDVTARMEATDIAGACDEVRWFCDALTNWYVRRSRDRFWAGDEAHPEAFDTLYTVLETLTRLAAPLLPMAAEVIWKSLTGGRSVHLADWPDGAGLPRDAALVHAMDVVRDVCSAASRVRKANKLRNRLPLPRLTVAIPEAHQLAPFTEIIASEVNVDEVVLDDDVAAAGRFEVVVDARAAGPRLGREVQTAIRAVKAGDYETVGDRVIAGGVELAPGEFSRRLVAVDADAAAEVSGVDGLVVLDMTVDEDHAARGWAADRVRGLQDARKRAGLAITDRIRATVDVPESRLAWARANREAIAAEVLAVELEVTSGAGPLAHDLGDGCTAEIRRA
- a CDS encoding asparaginase domain-containing protein, translating into MDQPAPAATPAPPARLVVLATGGTIACTRDRAGALVPTRSGAELVAEVAARFPDGALEVEVRELARLDSAALTMADVDAVVEACHGALADPGVTGVVVLHGTDTMEETAAAVDLFHDDPRPVVFTGAQRPADDPEADGPGNLFEAMVVAADASARGIGALIVFGHAVLPARGAVKWHAQDPLAFATNAPEDPPRPAPLPRVALAGTRVDVIAAYPGADGALVDAALAAGAEGLVLVGYGAGNIGGAFAAAAVRALDAGVPVVMCTRVPRGVVRGDYGGAGGGATLAARGVIGAGCLHAGQARVALAAALAAGVHPQTLFDAPD
- a CDS encoding sugar O-acetyltransferase; amino-acid sequence: MRTHRNPRRPADPGPDRPAPGAAGMWSRMVSGRWYHADDPVIAGANARAMELAARFNACWATEPARGREILGELLGTLGPGATVRGPIQVDYGVNLHIGPGCFINFGLIALDVAEIRLGEAVQLGPGVQLLTAVHPLAPAARRAGIEAADPITIGDNAWIGGAAVLLPGVAVGADAVVGAGAVVTRDVPPGAVVAGNPARELPGR
- a CDS encoding DNA polymerase IV; this encodes MRRWVLHIDMDAFFASVEQLTRPTLRGRPVLVGGLSGRGVVAGASYEARVHGAHSAMPMRRARRLMPPSAVVVAARKGIYGPVSRRVFDVIRDHVAVVEQLSVDEAFLEPPELAGAGEEAVRAWAERLRAAIREETGLPASIGAGAGKQYAKIGSGMAKPDGVAIIAPERRHEVLDPLPVGALWGIGPVTAARLNALGVRTIADFAALGPRDVEACLGRTIGPQLHLLARGIDDRPVREREVAKSISAEYTYPEDLVTGAQVRAAIDRAAARAHQRLLADGRGARTVTVKVRLADLSVHTRSETLSFATVDEPTLRAVAHRIAFDVDRIGPMRLVGVGFSGLHDTIQEVLFPELERGRVVEDAAPAAPGIPGAAAAAAAGAGEGPGAGLLPVYRPSDSRWPPTGDVHHETHGHGWVQGAGHGVVSVRFESRATGPGRAVTLAEDDPLLRECSPLCSLDWADWFARAEEDAAGIDAEPELPEEPPGPVEPADPAAAPAPPDPGAAPPAGEGGAGPRPGPAG